In Microvirga sp. 17 mud 1-3, the genomic window AGAATCAGCCCCACCGGGCCGACGTCGCCAAAATGCTTGTTCACCGCACAGCGCGTCGGCGAGGCGTCGGTGCATCCCTCATGCGCGCCGCCGAGGCAGCCGCCCTTGCAGCGGGAAAATCCGTCCTGGTGCTCGACACCGTGACGGGCAGCGCCGCAGAGCGCCTCTACACGCGCCTCGGCTGGGTCCGGGCCGGCATCATCCCGAACTACGCCCTCTGGCCCCAGGGCGGCTTCTGCGACACGACGGTGTTCTACAAGCAGCTCAAGCCCACGTGAGGTGGGCGGATCCATATCCCATCCTCGCGGGCTGCCTTTAAGACAATCCGGCACGAGGCATCTTCCATCCGGCCTTCGAGTGCGTCTAAGCTGGCCCGCCAACAAAACCGGATGGAACATCGCCCCATGTCGAAGCGCATTCTGGCCGCTGCCCTCATCCTCTCAGCCAGCTTCGTCCCGGCCTTTGCCGCGAAGACGTCGCTGGTGATCGGCATGCCGATCGAACCGCCGGGCCTCGATCCCACGATCGCGGCGCCGGTGGCCATCCGCGAGGTGACCTGGGCGAACCTCTATGAAGGTCTCATGCGCATCGACCGGGACGGCAAGGTGCAGCCGCTCCTGGCGAAGAGCTGGGACATCGCGCCGGACGGGCTGACCTACACGTTCCATCTGCAGACGGGCGTGAAATTCCACGACGGCTCGGCTTTCGATTCCGCCGACGTGAAATTTGCCTTCGACCGCGCCCGGGCGCCGACATCGACCAACGCGCAGAAGCAGATCTTCGCGCCGATCGATTCCATCGAGACGCCCGATCCGGCAACCGTCGTGATCAAGCTGAAGGAAACGTCCGGTAACTTCCTCTATTATCTCGGCTGGGGAGACGCCGTGATCGTCGCGCCCGAAACGGCGGAGAACAACAAGGCGAGCCCGGTCGGCACGGGCCCGTTCAAGTTCAAGTCGTGGACGCGCGGCGACCGAGTCGAGCTCGTGCGCAATCCCGATTACTGGCAGAAGGACAAGACCAAGCTCGAGACCGTCACGTTCCGCTTCATCAACGATCCGCAGGCCCAGGTCGC contains:
- a CDS encoding GNAT family N-acetyltransferase, whose translation is MNSFVNSSVTLRSLSPGEAAEQVGALSAVLIDCVEGGASVSFMAPLTRERADAFWTGVAEGVAAGERILLVAQEPESSRILGTVQVILRQPENQPHRADVAKMLVHRTARRRGVGASLMRAAEAAALAAGKSVLVLDTVTGSAAERLYTRLGWVRAGIIPNYALWPQGGFCDTTVFYKQLKPT